In the genome of Pongo pygmaeus isolate AG05252 chromosome 9, NHGRI_mPonPyg2-v2.0_pri, whole genome shotgun sequence, one region contains:
- the WNT11 gene encoding protein Wnt-11 isoform X1: MRARPQVCEALLFALALQTGVCYGIKWLALSKTPSALALNQTQHCKQLEGLVSAQVQLCRSNLELMHTVVHAAREVMKACRRAFADMRWNCSSIELAPNYLLDLERGTRESAFVYALSAAAISHAIARACTSGDLPGCSCGPVPGEPPGPGNRWGGCADNLSYGLLMGAKFSDAPMKVKKTGSQANKLMRLHNSEVGRQALRASLEMKCKCHGVSGSCSIRTCWKGLQELQDVAADLKTRYLSATKVVHRPMGTRKHLVPKDLDIRPVKDSELVYLQSSPDFCMKNEKVGSHGTQDRQCNKTSNGSDSCDLMCCGRGYNPYTDRVVERCHYARHGRRLVLCLHLEATRNRRATETSLREGVCPPSSERSAGPPGPPWGLSLLGPPHGTTSLGCKCFLWFFAFSSFGMWKLQKYL; the protein is encoded by the exons ATGAGGGCGCGGCCGCAGGTCTGCGAGGCGCTGCTCTTCGCCCTGGCGCTCCAGACCGGCGTGTGCTATGGCATCAAGTGGCT GGCGCTGTCCAAGACACCATCGGCCCTGGCACTGAACCAGACGCAACACTGCAAGCAGCTGGAGGGCCTGGTGTCTGCACAGGTGCAGCTGTGCCGCAGCAACCTGGAGCTCATGCACACGGTGGTGCACGCCGCCCGCGAGGTCATGAAGGCCTGTCGCCGGGCCTTTGCCGACATGCGCTGGAACTGCTCCTCCATTGAGCTCGCCCCCAACTATTTGCTTGACCTGGAGAGAG GGACCCGGGAGTCGGCCTTCGTGTATGCGCTGTCGGCCGCCGCCATCAGCCACGCCATCGCCCGGGCCTGCACCTCCGGCGACCTGCCCGGCTGCTCCTGCGGCCCCGTCCCAGGTGAGCCACCCGGGCCCGGGAACCGCTGGGGAGGATGTGCGGACAACCTCAGCTACGGGCTCCTCATGGGGGCCAAGTTTTCCGATGCTCCTATGAAGGTGAAAAAAACAGGATCCCAAGCCAATAAACTGATGCGTCTACACAACAGTGAAGTGGGGAGACAG GCTCTGCGTGCCTCTCTGGAAATGAAGTGTAAATGCCATGGGGTGTCTGGCTCCTGCTCCATCCGCACCTGCTGGAAGGGGCTGCAGGAGCTGCAGGATGTGGCTGCTGACCTCAAGACCCGATACCTGTCGGCCACCAAGGTAGTGCACCGACCCATGGGCACCCGCAAGCACCTGGTGCCCAAGGACCTGGATATCCGGCCTGTGAAGGACTCGGAGCTCGTCTATCTGCAGAGCTCACCTGACTTCTGCATGAAGAATGAGAAGGTGGGCTCCCACGGGACACAAGACAG GCAGTGCAACAAGACATCCAACGGAAGCGACAGCTGCGATCTTATGTGCTGCGGGCGTGGCTACAACCCCTACACAGACCGCGTGGTCGAGCGGTGCCACT ATGCCAGGCATGGGAGGCGGCTTGTGCTTTGCCTTCACTTGGAAGCCACCAGGAACAGAAG GGCCACAGAGACCAGCCTCCGGGAAGGGGTCTGCCCGCCTTCTTCAGAACGTTCTGCAGGACCCCCTGGCCCACCCTGGGGTCTGAGCCTGCTGGGCCCACCACATGGAACCACTAGCTTGGgttgtaaatgttttctttggttttttgctttttcttcctttgggaTGTGGAAGctacagaaatatttataa
- the WNT11 gene encoding protein Wnt-11 isoform X2 yields MRARPQVCEALLFALALQTGVCYGIKWLALSKTPSALALNQTQHCKQLEGLVSAQVQLCRSNLELMHTVVHAAREVMKACRRAFADMRWNCSSIELAPNYLLDLERGTRESAFVYALSAAAISHAIARACTSGDLPGCSCGPVPGEPPGPGNRWGGCADNLSYGLLMGAKFSDAPMKVKKTGSQANKLMRLHNSEVGRQALRASLEMKCKCHGVSGSCSIRTCWKGLQELQDVAADLKTRYLSATKVVHRPMGTRKHLVPKDLDIRPVKDSELVYLQSSPDFCMKNEKVGSHGTQDRQCNKTSNGSDSCDLMCCGRGYNPYTDRVVERCHCKYHWCCYVTCRRCERTVERYVCK; encoded by the exons ATGAGGGCGCGGCCGCAGGTCTGCGAGGCGCTGCTCTTCGCCCTGGCGCTCCAGACCGGCGTGTGCTATGGCATCAAGTGGCT GGCGCTGTCCAAGACACCATCGGCCCTGGCACTGAACCAGACGCAACACTGCAAGCAGCTGGAGGGCCTGGTGTCTGCACAGGTGCAGCTGTGCCGCAGCAACCTGGAGCTCATGCACACGGTGGTGCACGCCGCCCGCGAGGTCATGAAGGCCTGTCGCCGGGCCTTTGCCGACATGCGCTGGAACTGCTCCTCCATTGAGCTCGCCCCCAACTATTTGCTTGACCTGGAGAGAG GGACCCGGGAGTCGGCCTTCGTGTATGCGCTGTCGGCCGCCGCCATCAGCCACGCCATCGCCCGGGCCTGCACCTCCGGCGACCTGCCCGGCTGCTCCTGCGGCCCCGTCCCAGGTGAGCCACCCGGGCCCGGGAACCGCTGGGGAGGATGTGCGGACAACCTCAGCTACGGGCTCCTCATGGGGGCCAAGTTTTCCGATGCTCCTATGAAGGTGAAAAAAACAGGATCCCAAGCCAATAAACTGATGCGTCTACACAACAGTGAAGTGGGGAGACAG GCTCTGCGTGCCTCTCTGGAAATGAAGTGTAAATGCCATGGGGTGTCTGGCTCCTGCTCCATCCGCACCTGCTGGAAGGGGCTGCAGGAGCTGCAGGATGTGGCTGCTGACCTCAAGACCCGATACCTGTCGGCCACCAAGGTAGTGCACCGACCCATGGGCACCCGCAAGCACCTGGTGCCCAAGGACCTGGATATCCGGCCTGTGAAGGACTCGGAGCTCGTCTATCTGCAGAGCTCACCTGACTTCTGCATGAAGAATGAGAAGGTGGGCTCCCACGGGACACAAGACAG GCAGTGCAACAAGACATCCAACGGAAGCGACAGCTGCGATCTTATGTGCTGCGGGCGTGGCTACAACCCCTACACAGACCGCGTGGTCGAGCGGTGCCACTGTAAGTACCACTGGTGCTGCTATGTCACCTGCCGCAGGTGTGAGCGTACCGTGGAGCGCTATGTCTGCAAGTGA